The segment AGACAGGTTACGTGTCTGAGGTTCTCAGCTTTTCACAGCATGTTTTCATGTTAGCAATTAGAAAAGCTTAATCGGTTACTTTGAGGGTATTGTCTAATACTGCTACTTTAAAAAAGCTGGCTGATAATTTAGAAGGAAAGTAAATAATGTTTCGAGTGGTATGATTACCACAGTTCAAGCTCTTTGGGCTTCTTGTGTCAGAGCTGAATTTACCATCTTAAATTAGGAATAtttatgtaggaaaaaaaaccaataaGATGCAACTGACATTTTCATGTATTCTATGCGAGAGTAGTATGATTAGCAGAGACTAtctgtttttatgtttatatcATAAAAGGAAAGTGGACCTTCTGAACAGAGCATTTGCTAATTCTGATCTGTTCAACGTTCTgttcaaatatttgtttaaatatttctacCACAAGTGTTGTAGCGCTGAGATGAACTGAATCAGATGGACAACTTTTGATCTGTGTACTACTCTTTGTTAGTCACTACCAGCTTTCATGTTGAGCTTTACAAAAAAGAATATTACTACTTTTTCTCACTATTTTGGGTGCTTCCATTTGTTCCTCAGACTTAAATTCCAGAAGCGCAGGTTGAAACTATCTGGGTGAACAAATGCTAGcttattgtgtgtgtgtgtctgacGGAGTTGAGAACAGTGCCTCACCTGGAATATACTGGAGTTGAGGTTTTCCTCCCTGCACAGGAGTTAATGTTTTCCAGCCGATGATTCATTCAGTGTTTTGTTGTGGAGTTCTCAGTCTAATTGCATGTGTCAGTCTATTTGCATGTGTCACATTCTTAATGTCCTGGAGGATTTTCTGAATGAGTAGGTTGAAATATGATATAATGACTGCATTTGGGGACAGCTGTGTATTTTTCCACCCTGCTCGTCTAAAGTAACAACAAGTAGTTAGGATGCAAATTGATGTCCCTTCAAAGCTCCCAAGAAAGTGTTGTCAGCGTTCAGTTCatttagtaatatttttcaCTAGCATATTTTAAATTGCATATTTGAATGGTGAAGATATTGGGTATGACTACTCAATATTACAGTGGACCATTGGAGACTTAAGAATGTAACGCTACAGCATCACTTGAGAAACTGTTAAGAAGACTTATGTTTCTGAAGAACATGTTGAATTACATGGTTTGTGTCGATTTATTTTGGCATGCGCTTTCTACCAAACTTTCAGCTGGGGTGAGTAGAGCTGGGTCTTCAATTGGTATACACACGTTATTTGTGCTTACTGCTGCTTAAGCCACCTTTTAGTGTGGTGTGTAATGTTCCAGTTTCCCATTGTTCACAGGTATTATAAATTACGTGCATTTAAAGTTCTTAAAAAGTCACTTTGAACACTTTGTGTAATGGCTCCATGAAAACTTCCCGtctcagaacttttttttcccttttttttaacttctgcagTAGAATTCAAATAACCTGAAACAGAACAGCAGTTGTGGGAAGCAGTAGTAAGGGATAGTCGTAGCTTAAGAATTTAACTGTGATAGATAGACTGCAagaattcatttcttttaagtATTGTTTGTTTCTCAGATGCTAGGGAAGGGAGAGTAAATAAGGCATGAGTCTTTAACAGTAGCTAGCTAGAACAGTTAATCATTTCTGGGCTCAGGTGAAGCTGTTGGAAAGATAATTATGATGCAGACTTCAAGAAAAGCTCTTCACAAGCCAGATAAGCAAGATGTGAAAACCTAACTTGTTAAAACTAATAAATTCCCCCTAGTTatgaaatgcagttttgctGTGTTGCAGTTCACAGGCTATGACAGTAGTGTTTGTAAACAGTAGAGCTTGACCTTCTCACGGTGAATTTTGCATAACCTCAAACTCACGTTACCAAGTGATCTGTCCTCGCTAGCATTTAAAGTAATCTTCTTGTTCTGTGAGCACATACACCCTTTCTTCTGTTGCGTTGCTCTGATTAAATGAAAGATGGAAAACATGACACCATCTgcttatttcaaatgaaaatacttgaataCAAAAgctcaaatatttatttccttgatgTTTACCAGTGCAATAAAGCATCAGACCAAAGACAAGACCAAACTACAATAGTCAGCACGGCAAAAATGAAGGTATCTTTGAAACATGCATTACATCTTATCTCAGGAATGCAGATCTGTCACTTCCCAGTGCCTGAATCTGCATCTTGCCATCTTCTATTAAAAGATAAGTCTTGACTCCTTTGTATTCTACCAGATTTGTCATGTAAACAAGGATCTGTTTTGTGACTTCAGGCTGCATTTCATGATGTTTGTGGATGCTGCACAAAttgcaaacagaagaaactgaatAGTTGAATGCCATTTAAAGTGGCTGTACTCAAGTTAGTCATTACCTCAGATGGTTCAGAACATTTAAGTATCAAATTGCAGAAACATCAAATGTGCATCGTAACTTATTGTTGATGGCAAATCTGGTGATTCTCTTGTAATTCAAGCTTTGTTGGAAATTTCTAGAATTGATGACTTTGTTCAAAACATGAACCAGAGGCTTAAATAAGGATAAACCTTTATTTCTTGTAAAGTAGTTATTAATCATcctggcaaagaaaaataactgctaaTGGTAGTTTGTATATTTTTAGCAGCTGCTGCTTAAAATAAACTAGATTTATATCCTATAACAGCAACTTATACTTGGGAGGAGAGGTTACTAAATGATAGATGCACTGGATGTTTTGGTGTCgtgattaaaaataagtttaagctggattattttcagtttgtcagCCTTCAGATAATGCATGCATCACAGTCCTCTGCACAGGTACTGTcctgcagagcttttttttttttaagtgtataaATAAGCTCTCCCATCTAGTTTGATATCCTCCCTCAAAAAGTAGTGCAGAGAACATTTAGTGACAAGTACAGAGAGGAGGAGAACAGTAATTTCCCTGAGTAGTATTCCAGTTTTTGACTTGGGCCTATTCACAATGCTGATTCCTAACATAATAATAGTGCTGTTAAGTCTTAATTGTTTTAAAGCCTTCTTGAGCCTTTATCTATTTTAGTTTTCTTGCAGTTGACACACCAGAAGTTACATGACAATTTTGCTTGTCAGGAGTTGGAATGAAAAATCTTACACTAAGTAAAAGGGTAAATGAATACCCAGAATTACATGTTGTTAGATCTTGCAGTTGGAAAAACTCAGTTTTAACTCTGCTTTGTTACAATGCAAGCGTGACTGTTACACTCTTCTAGTATAATCTCTGTGAAAGCTGTTTTTGAGAGCTCTGCAAATTAATCTTTCTACAGTTCTTGAGAGACATAATTGAATACTTTATGTAATGTTAAGATTTGTATATATACGTTCATTGTTCTAGTAAATGTCTTAAATTTGGTTACAGAGAGCGCaagaaaagaattgaaaagCCCCGAAGGTTCAGCAGGAGTCATAGCCGGAGTCCAAGTCCACCACCTTTTCGGGGACGAAATACAGCTATGGATGCACAGGAAGCATTAGCCAGAAGGTCAGAAATTGTtatgattttaatgaaatgtagTATAAATATGCTGCTGCTGATGACTTTTGCATGTCTAAATACTTCTATactcatgtatttatttctagGTTGGAGAGAGCGAAGAAATTGCaagaacagagagagaaagaaatggttgaaaaacagaagcaacagGAAATGGCTGCAGGTAACTTATGATTATTATATTAAATCCTGAAGAATAACATGGGCGGAACATAATGCAGGCTTACGTGCTGAGTGCAGCATGACTTCCCTTTGGTTAATTGTTAAATTGGTCCACCAAGAATGACAAGtagaaacaggaaataaaggGAGTGGGGATCAGacagattgggggggggggggggggaaccaaCTAGGGTTTCTTACTGTCTTACAGTATTGATGAATTGGTGTCAAGAATGTTGTATGTTAGGCTGGTAAACAATTTTGTGATGTCCATTGGACCCTTCCTGTATGTGTCATTGAGCAAAAATTTGAAAGCTGTTACCAGTTCAGGGGTATTTGGAAGCATGAGGTACATTATTTTGACTTTCATTAAAACTCTTCGAGaactgtttcttaaaatataaacatggCATTTATAAATTATCATGCATGTCTTATTTTCATCTTATTGCTAATGAAGGGAAGTATTtgtctttgggaaaaaaaaagtgtgaattCACTGTCTGATAGCAAGTTACCGTTCTGTTCTTTAGCAGCTGCAGCCACTGGAGGTTCTGTTATTAATGTTGCTGCTCTTCTGGCATCGGGAACACAAGTAACTCCTCAAATAGCAATGGCAGCTCAAATGGCAGCACTACAAGCAAAAGCACTAGCAGAGACTGGAATAGCTGTGCCTAGCTATTATAACCCAGCAGCAGTGAATCCCATGAAATTTGCTGAACAAGAGAAAAAGCGGAAGATGCTTTGGCAAGGCAAAAAGGAAGGGGTAAGGTCTTACTTTCATAAAAACGTGTTTGGAAACATCTTACCAGTAGTTCAGGAATGCttattaacattattttcagttaaaatgctTTCATACGAGTTTACcctattaaatataaatacatccAGGGTAAAACTGGGGAATTGAAGGCCTTTGTTCTGACAAGGTTCCCAAACTTGATGAAAATAAGTGCATCTGTCCAAGAAAAGATTATACCTCATTTTGAAACCTGCGGTTAAGCAGACTTTCCTCACAAAAAGTTTCTCTGGGGATGCTCTTCTTTGTTTGCTATTATATTGTGATATTAACAGAGTATGTTAAAAGgtgatgtttgttttcatcttgtGCAGGATAAATCACAGTCTGCAGAAATAtgggaaaaattaaattttggaaACAAGGACCAAAACGTCAAGTTCAGAAAACTGATGGGCATTAAGGTAAAGAGTTACTAATATATAATTAAACTTATTAATTGTAGGATATCAGGTATATCCCTACTTATTAAGGTACTCTCTAAGTTAACCTGTTTCTATGTggttataaataaatacttacaCTATTGCTTATTAAAGTTTACAAGCAACATCTAAATTAAATTCAAGTCTTAGAATTCAGTCGTGTTTCTTCAATCTGTTCAGATCTGTGACAACAGTGGTAATTGTAACCAGTTCAATATTCATAATGGGATGTTCGTATTTTGTAGCTATCTCTGTATAGATAGTTGaatggagatttttattttgaaggagtTAGAAAAAGGACTTTAGTGAAGGAATCTACATGTTTCTTTGTCACTGAGAGCAAAAGCTACGCTGGAATGTTACAGCAGTAAAATCAGATGCTCGAATTCttatgcttttgaaaacaaaattactaaGAGTTTAGGACAGCTGTAGCGTATGAAAAGCACTTCTACAAAgctaatgtttattttcttctatctGGTTTCTAGAGTGAGGATGAAGCTGGCTGTAGTTCAGTTGATGAAGAGAGTTACAAAACGCTGAAACAACAGGAAGAGGTTTTCAGAAATCTAGATGCACAGTATGAAATGGCAAGATCACAGACGCATACGCAAAGAGGAATGGGATTGGGGTTTACATCTTCAATGCGAGGAATGGATGCAGTTTGAAAACAAGCAATTTTAAAGTTTGGGACTTTGGAAGGTTCTTGTTCAAATGTTGGGTCCTTGTTCACCAAAAAGCTAGCATTCTAGCTTGCATGGGTGTTGCATTGACTTTAATTTATtgataaatacaattttttttgtaaatatcaGATCAGTGATACTGGTGTTAGTGTTGTAATCAGGTTATACCCACTTCCATTAAACTTGACAGAACTTTAGAAGGACAGTATTTTTTAGTTAAAGTTCTACTTTTCAAACCGAGCAGCAGATGGGATGAACTCATACATGGATATTTCGTGTCCACTGTCTTGTGTACTTTTGTACTTTAACCTTGTACAGTTATTTTCAATTCTTGAAACATGAAAGAAACATTGTGTAGATGTTATTTAGCAGTCCAGGCCAATAGGCACATAATCCAGCAAAAAAACCCTGGTTAATAATAAAGAAGTTTTTTCTCTAAGGTCTTATTTTATGTTAATTAGTTGTCTTTTGGCCGAATTCTAAGGAACCTATAGGTAAGAGATGTCAGAAAAGTTAGGAGAGGTCAGAAATAGAgcatttgttctgctttgcctgtttTGAAGTACACTTTTCTTAAGGAGATTAGTGATACGGATCACAAACCTGGTGATTAATgctgaactgattttttttttttctgttctctgttaaTTTGGTACTACTTTCCTCTTGGTAAAGAGAAGGGACAAAAAAACACCGGTGAGAAAGCCAAGGTGCTGGAGCCCTTTTCCTAATACTTTATGTACTGCTCAGGGTACTTGAAAGTACTGGGaagtgttaatttttttaaaatactttatataaattttttttgtgttacgTAAATGCGTGTTGTAAGAATGCCTCAATCTGAGCAAGTTAGATATGCAAGGCATGGTCCAGGGCAGGATGTGTTTCTGCGCCCTGCTCCTGCACTCTTTTCTCTCCACAC is part of the Anser cygnoides isolate HZ-2024a breed goose chromosome 17, Taihu_goose_T2T_genome, whole genome shotgun sequence genome and harbors:
- the RSRC2 gene encoding arginine/serine-rich coiled-coil protein 2 isoform X3 gives rise to the protein MPLVLPEHQSIIIQDPAHGQGKEDGNQMLKEENTEAGAEAKRTNFFLKQARRHESKEKSSKKHKSEDHNDKEHSSDKGRDSLNSSENGEDRHKRKERKSSRGRSHSRSRSRERRHRSRSRDRKKSRSRSRERKRRVRSRSRSRSRHRHRSRSRSRTRSRSRERKKRIEKPRRFSRSHSRSPSPPPFRGRNTAMDAQEALARRLERAKKLQEQREKEMVEKQKQQEMAAAAAATGGSVINVAALLASGTQVTPQIAMAAQMAALQAKALAETGIAVPSYYNPAAVNPMKFAEQEKKRKMLWQGKKEGDKSQSAEIWEKLNFGNKDQNVKFRKLMGIKSEDEAGCSSVDEESYKTLKQQEEVFRNLDAQYEMARSQTHTQRGMGLGFTSSMRGMDAV
- the RSRC2 gene encoding arginine/serine-rich coiled-coil protein 2 isoform X1 is translated as MAGSDTEREAVAPEKSSPEREKKKEQSDASSSPRTSKHHYSRSRSRSRERRRKSDAEGRKHRSRSRSKEARRHESKEKSSKKHKSEDHNDKEHSSDKGRDSLNSSENGEDRHKRKERKSSRGRSHSRSRSRERRHRSRSRDRKKSRSRSRERKRRVRSRSRSRSRHRHRSRSRSRTRSRSRERKKRIEKPRRFSRSHSRSPSPPPFRGRNTAMDAQEALARRLERAKKLQEQREKEMVEKQKQQEMAAAAAATGGSVINVAALLASGTQVTPQIAMAAQMAALQAKALAETGIAVPSYYNPAAVNPMKFAEQEKKRKMLWQGKKEGDKSQSAEIWEKLNFGNKDQNVKFRKLMGIKSEDEAGCSSVDEESYKTLKQQEEVFRNLDAQYEMARSQTHTQRGMGLGFTSSMRGMDAV
- the RSRC2 gene encoding arginine/serine-rich coiled-coil protein 2 isoform X4 — protein: MIRTNFFLKQARRHESKEKSSKKHKSEDHNDKEHSSDKGRDSLNSSENGEDRHKRKERKSSRGRSHSRSRSRERRHRSRSRDRKKSRSRSRERKRRVRSRSRSRSRHRHRSRSRSRTRSRSRERKKRIEKPRRFSRSHSRSPSPPPFRGRNTAMDAQEALARRLERAKKLQEQREKEMVEKQKQQEMAAAAAATGGSVINVAALLASGTQVTPQIAMAAQMAALQAKALAETGIAVPSYYNPAAVNPMKFAEQEKKRKMLWQGKKEGDKSQSAEIWEKLNFGNKDQNVKFRKLMGIKSEDEAGCSSVDEESYKTLKQQEEVFRNLDAQYEMARSQTHTQRGMGLGFTSSMRGMDAV
- the RSRC2 gene encoding arginine/serine-rich coiled-coil protein 2 isoform X2, whose product is MAGSDTEREAVAPEKSSPEREKKKEQSDASSSPRTSKHHYSRSRSRSRERRRKSDAEGRKHRSRSRSKEARRHESKEKSSKKHKSEDHNDKEHSSDKGRDSLNSSENGEDRHKRKERKSSRGRSHSRSRSRERRHRSRSRDRKKSRSRSRERKRRVRSRSRSRSRHRHRSRSRSRTRSRSRERKKRIEKPRRFSRSHSRSPSPPPFRGRNTAMDAQEALARRLERAKKLQEQREKEMVEKQKQQEMAAAAATGGSVINVAALLASGTQVTPQIAMAAQMAALQAKALAETGIAVPSYYNPAAVNPMKFAEQEKKRKMLWQGKKEGDKSQSAEIWEKLNFGNKDQNVKFRKLMGIKSEDEAGCSSVDEESYKTLKQQEEVFRNLDAQYEMARSQTHTQRGMGLGFTSSMRGMDAV